Genomic DNA from Candidozyma auris chromosome 1, complete sequence:
TCCCTTCTGGGATTATTTTGCAACTAGGGACTGATAAGAAGTGCGGCTGCGAATCTCTCTATCTACATCACCtcacttcaacaaaagtCAGACATTGGCAATGGAGAAGCAGCTTTTCGACCTAAACCCTCGGCCAAGTTTACTTCAGCGGGTAGCCAGGCTCACAGTTGCTGCTCTCGTTTTCATAGTCTTGGTATCCAAGCTCAACTGGCTTGAGGAAGCTGAAAACACTAAGGACCCAAAGGAAGTCGTATTGCAGTCGCTAGAGACGAACCACGCTCGCAATTGGTCAAGAATATACACCGCAGAGAAGCATTTGGCAGGAACAAATTATGGGTTGGTGGAGTTTACTCGAAGCAAGTTTGCTGAATACGGTGCTAAAGCGACCGTAGACGACTACCATGTGCTTTTGAGCTACCCTGAGGATCACTCTTTGTCGTTAATGGATAAGCACGGAAATGTGGAGTTCAAGGCATCCTTGAGAGAGGATGAGGTCAAAGAGGACCCCACTTCTGTTGGGAATGACACTGTGCCCACGTTCTTGGGCTATGCAGCTAATGGCAATGTGACTGCTCAGTATGTGTATGTGAACTACGGCACCATTGACGATTTCTTATGGATGGAGGAAAACGGGGTTTCAGTAAAAGGGAAAATTGTCATTGCTCGTTACGGACGAATCAATCGTGGCATTAAAGTCAAGTTTGCACAAGACTTCGGTGCTGAGGGAATATTGATTTATAGTGATCCGGCTGACGATGGTGACATCACCACAGCTAATGGCTACAAGCTGTACCCACATGGCCCAGCTAGACAGGAAAGCTCGGTTCAGAGAGGCAGTGTGATGTTCTTGGGTGCTTTGGATGCTACTCCTGGAGACCCAACAACACCAGGATACGCATCTAAGAAGGGAGCTAAACGAGAGGATCCGCATAATAGTATTTGCAAGATTCCTGCTCTCCCAGTGTCTTACAAAGAAGTCAAACCTCTCTTGGCAAAGTTGAATGGTCACGGAAAGAATGTGCCAGAGTCTTGGAAGGGTACATTGGAGGGTGTAGACTACAGCACAGGTCCACATCCAAGCGCAACGCTAAACCTATACAATAAGCAAGAGTACAAGATTACTCCGATTTGGAATGTCTACGGGGAATTTGAAGGTAAAAACAAAGATGAGGCTATTGTGATTGGTAACCATAGAGACGCTTGGATCAAAGGCGGAGCTGGAGATCCTAACTCGGGATCCTCGGTACTTATTGAAATAGCTAGGGCTTTGGGCGATTTAAAGCAATCTGGCTTCGAGTTCGAGAGAACTATTATTCTAAAGAGCTGGGATGGGGAAGAATATGGTCTCATTGGATCGACCGAATTTGGTGAGTACGCTGCAAAGAGACTACAAAAGAATGTTGTGGCGTATATCAACACCGATGTAGCTGTACAGGGCCTGCTTTTAAGCTTGGGCGCTTCTCCAGTCTTGAACAAAGTGTTGCGCAAGGTGGCTAAGTGGCTACCATATCCTGGAAAGGATGACATCTCTTTGTATGATcactttgtcaaagaaaaaggtgaCATAATCAGGAATTTGGGGTCTGGATCGGACTATACTGTATTCTTGGAACATTTAGGTATACCCTCTGCGGATATATCTTTCAAAAGTGGGAAGAAAGATCCCATCTATCACTATCACTCCAACTATGACTCGTTCCATTGGATGGATGAGTTTGGCGATCCAGGATTTGTCTTTCATAATCTCGCTGCAAAGTATCTCGCCCTCTTAGCTTTGGAGTTGTCCCAGCACAAAGTGATTGAGTTCTCACTACACGACTACGCCAAAGATTTGCTATTCTACTTTGAGCTAGCTAAGGATACCATACCCAAAGATTGGCTTGATCGAAAGGTATCTCCACATTTAATGGCAGAGTACATTGCTAGGGATCACAAGAACGATGCTGCCATTGATAGAGCATCACAAAATCTATATGCGGAGAATACTGATGTGGTTTTCCCGGAGTTTTTGTTGCCTTTCCAATGTAGGCACATGAGAAGAATGATGAAAGAACATGAGCATCATAAAACTGTCACACTTGGTGAGATCGTGAATCACACTCAGCAACAGTTGGAGCAattaaaagaaaaaacacTGTCGTTTGATTATGCAAGTGCAAAGTTGCAAAGACGATACAACGACAGAAGGGACCTTCATTGGTGGCAGAGAGTAAAGCTACATTTCAGGATCAAGCACCAAAACAAGCTCATTCAGTATTTTGAGAGAAACTTTTTGCATGAGGAAGGGCTCCACAGACGACCATGGTTTAAGCATATTGTTTTCGCCGTCGGCCGCTACGCCGGATACGCTGGTCAGACTTGGCCGGGCATAAGAGAGGCGgttgaggatgaagatttCAACGGTACTGTCAAGTGGCTCGGAATTGCTGCAAGAGCTGCCAGAAGGGTCTCCTTGGGATTGCACGTTGCATAAGTGTATTTTTTCGAATTTTACATCGATGAAACCTAATTACATACTAATCACCATACTTAAATAGTCCTCTTCAAATCACTTCATCATATTTGCATGCAAAACCTGTGGAAACGAGACGGTTTCAACTAAAAATGATATCATACGTTTGTACCATCGAGAGGCCATGGGATCTCCTCACCATAGTTCCAATGAACAGCCTTGGTCTGGGTGTATTCCTTCAAGCCCTCGATACCCAACTCACGGCCGAAACCGGACTGCTTCATGCCTCCAAATGGAACAGCATTGCTCAATGCCATGTATTGGTTGCACCACACGGTACCAGCCTTGATTGCGTGGACCATTCTCATACACTGGGAAGCGTTTTGAGAGAAAATACCACCGCCGAGACCGTAGGCAGTGTCATTAGCCAACTTGACTGCCTCCTCCTCGGTGGTGAAGCTCTGCACCGCAAGAACGGGACCAAAGATTTCGTCGTCAACGATTTTCATGCCCTTCTTGCATTCAGTGAACACAGTTGGGGTCACAAAGTAACCATTCTTTAATTTATCAGCCAAGCTGACTGCCTTGGCTGAGCCTCCAGTAAGCAACTTGGCGCCCTGTTCCTCACCGTATTTAATATACTGCTTGACCTTCTCGTGCTGAGCCTTCGACACAAGGGGGCCCATGAATGTCTTTATGTCGCTTGGATCGCCAATCTGGATCTCCTCCACTTTGCGCTTGAGAAcctccaagaacttgtccttgatggTGTCCTGAATGAAGAGACGTGACCCAGCACAGCAGTCCTGACCATGGTTAAACAAAATAGCCATACACACCCAGTTGGCGGTCTGGTCGATGTCAACGCTGTCGAACACCACCACTGGAGACTTACCTCCGAGCTCGAGCGtgaccttcttcaagttacTGTTAGCAGCAGAAGCCATGATCTTGCGCCCAGTGACAGTAGAGCCGGTAAAGGCGATCTTGTCGATGTCCATGTGGTTGGCAATGGCACTTCCCGCCACAGCACCGAGACCATTGACTATATTCAACACACCTGGAGGAAAGCCAGCTTTCACTGCCAACTCAGCCAAACGAAGTGCACTACAAGGAGTTTGCTCAGCAGGCTTCATGACAATGGTGTTACCGGCAGCAAGCGCAGGAGCAACTTTCCACGCAAACATCTGGATCGGGTAGTTCCATGGGATGATCTGGCCGCAAACACCAATGGGCTCTGGTCGGGTGAAGGCTACCTTGACCCCTTCTTGTAACTCGATAGTACGGCCCTCAATCTTGTCAGCAAGACCAGCGTAGTAGCGAAGACACCCGATGGAGTCTACGATATCAACGTCACGAGCCATCCAGATGGGTTTCCCGTTGTCCAAGCTCTCCAACTGGGCAAGGTTCTCGATATCCTCCTCGATCAAGTCGGCCCACTTGTTCATGATTTCAGCTCTCTCGCCAGGAGTCGAGTTCTTGCCCCAGACGTTCTCAAACGCTTCacgagcagcagcaacagcagcatcGATGTCCTTTTCAGTAGCGGCGCTGAGGGTAACGAGATCCTCGCCAGTAGCTGGGTTGGGAGTAGTGAAGGTAGAACCGTTGCTCGAGGGACGGAActcgttgttgatgaacaaCCCGGTGGGGAGGTCAATGGAGGTGTTATTGTAcaaattgattttggcaGACATTGTGGAAGAGTGCTGGAGAAAACAGTAGTGGGGGCTATGAGGGTTACGTGATTTATACAAGGGTGGTTTTTGTGATCGGAACCTGTCCGGTGGCCTCGGACGAGCTCCGTGAGCGCGCCCGGTTTCCCTGAGGCCTCCTGGTTACGAGCACTGCGTGTGGGTCTTACCCCAGATTTATCCCGCATCTCGTTTTTTGCAGCACCTCGATTCCGTCGGCCACCGCCAGAAAAGGAAGGTCGGTGAGTGAAAAAATTTCTAGTCTCTTGTGGGTCGTCATCTTTGTGTTTGGACTCGGTGGTCGTCCTGCAGCCCGTGGCAACGGCAAAGATGTATGCGTCTAGAGATTCTTCATGTTTAACAAGGAAATTGAGGAGAATCTCTAAGTTTGGAGGCTCACTCCCCATCACTTCACCGAATGTTGGGGCTGGGGTTTTGAGGTGGGAACTATCTTTGTCAGATATGTAGCTGCTAACAGAGATCACAAAATGTGGTAGGTGCACGGGTGTACTTTTGGCTCTCCCCCGCGAAATCAACGCAGACGAGTATCCGTTAGTGTAAATTCAAATTGAATATCgctcaaaaaaaatgacCATGCTGGGTACTTTTTCTTAAAATCAGCTCCTGAAACTGTATTCAGGGACTCTGAATGAAACAGAACTATGTACCAGGTCAGCATAAGGTAGGTTTGTATTCTATACCtaaaagaaattgatttATCCCTACTTGAAAGACTAAGTGCTCGGTTGAGTTGATCTTTTCGTGGACAATAGCTTCAAGGTTTCTACGGTCACTTGACAGGCTGTTCGATATTTTGTGGGGTACCTAATCTTCGGTTTCTTTGATTCACAATATAGGTAAGGtatcttttcttttatgACTTAATTTACTGCCGTTGTGTTCAAGTTTACTGCTACAGTGTCATTTGAAGATTTttaaaaaacaaaaaaaagtattGGGCATAGAAACTTTTTTAGGCACTGACTATGTTGGAGGCGTTGGTGTACTTGGCTTGAGCAATCGAGATTTCATCCAGAGTGAGGTCGTAGTAGACGTAAGCTGATCTCAAGAAGACGTCACCAAGGATGAAAGTCTCTTCATTAGGCTGTACGCCCAAAACACATTCCGATTCCGAGAGGTGGAACACGAGATCATGGTACGAGacgttgatcttgttgttgccgAAGTCAAACGTCAAAAACTTATCTTTAGGTTGGTCGCAACTAATACAGTAAAACTCAAAGCAGTAGAGACCACCAAGTGCCTTTCCGACGGCATTGATAAGTGGACTAGG
This window encodes:
- a CDS encoding M28 family metallopeptidase codes for the protein MEKQLFDLNPRPSLLQRVARLTVAALVFIVLVSKLNWLEEAENTKDPKEVVLQSLETNHARNWSRIYTAEKHLAGTNYGLVEFTRSKFAEYGAKATVDDYHVLLSYPEDHSLSLMDKHGNVEFKASLREDEVKEDPTSVGNDTVPTFLGYAANGNVTAQYVYVNYGTIDDFLWMEENGVSVKGKIVIARYGRINRGIKVKFAQDFGAEGILIYSDPADDGDITTANGYKSYPHGPARQESSVQRGSVMFLGALDATPGDPTTPGYASKKGAKREDPHNSICKIPALPVSYKEVKPLLAKLNGHGKNVPESWKGTLEGVDYSTGPHPSATLNLYNKQEYKITPIWNVYGEFEGKNKDEAIVIGNHRDAWIKGGAGDPNSGSSVLIEIARALGDLKQSGFEFERTIILKSWDGEEYGLIGSTEFGEYAAKRLQKNVVAYINTDVAVQGSLLSLGASPVLNKVLRKVAKWLPYPGKDDISLYDHFVKEKGDIIRNLGSGSDYTVFLEHLGIPSADISFKSGKKDPIYHYHSNYDSFHWMDEFGDPGFVFHNLAAKYLALLALELSQHKVIEFSLHDYAKDLLFYFELAKDTIPKDWLDRKVSPHLMAEYIARDHKNDAAIDRASQNLYAENTDVVFPEFLLPFQCRHMRRMMKEHEHHKTVTLGEIVNHTQQQLEQLKEKTSSFDYASAKLQRRYNDRRDLHWWQRVKLHFRIKHQNKLIQYFERNFLHEEGLHRRPWFKHIVFAVGRYAGYAGQTWPGIREAVEDEDFNGTVKWLGIAARAARRVSLGLHVA
- a CDS encoding aldehyde dehydrogenase family protein encodes the protein MSAKINLYNNTSIDLPTGLFINNEFRPSSNGSTFTTPNPATGEDLVTLSAATEKDIDAAVAAAREAFENVWGKNSTPGERAEIMNKWADLIEEDIENLAQLESLDNGKPIWMARDVDIVDSIGCLRYYAGLADKIEGRTIELQEGVKVAFTRPEPIGVCGQIIPWNYPIQMFAWKVAPALAAGNTIVMKPAEQTPCSALRLAELAVKAGFPPGVLNIVNGLGAVAGSAIANHMDIDKIAFTGSTVTGRKIMASAANSNLKKVTLELGGKSPVVVFDSVDIDQTANWVCMAILFNHGQDCCAGSRLFIQDTIKDKFLEVLKRKVEEIQIGDPSDIKTFMGPLVSKAQHEKVKQYIKYGEEQGAKLLTGGSAKAVSLADKLKNGYFVTPTVFTECKKGMKIVDDEIFGPVLAVQSFTTEEEAVKLANDTAYGLGGGIFSQNASQCMRMVHAIKAGTVWCNQYMALSNAVPFGGMKQSGFGRELGIEGLKEYTQTKAVHWNYGEEIPWPLDGTNV